A part of Marinomonas rhizomae genomic DNA contains:
- a CDS encoding MFS transporter, with amino-acid sequence MLDQKEQNQVDRRNAFKLVVSQFLINLGDVLINPKVTLPWLLQSLGAPLYLLGWLVPIRESGSLLPQLVIAHFIYRVRIRKWVWVLGSLIQSLSVVVIGCAALLLEGASAGWAIVAALIIFSVARGLNSVASKDVLGKTVVKNKRGRVTGWSSSASGLITIGIAVCTLFFLDSVQGDRFFYVLGIVAATLVWLLAALIYSFVKEPLSEIGDKGKKLGDVFKELSLLKTDSVFREFVIARSLFLCAALSAPYYVLIAQQGSENNVSVLGLFILASGLASLLSSPFWGLFSDYSSRKVMASASFLSAFTGVALFSIVEFYSDVSFRIVVIVILYFVLNVAHQGVRIGRKTYLVNLGEGNKRTSYVSVSNTIIGFILLVMSSVSLLAYSISLASLVLVFSLITLAGVYMVIRLPEV; translated from the coding sequence ATGCTAGATCAAAAAGAACAAAATCAGGTAGATAGAAGAAATGCTTTCAAATTGGTCGTTTCTCAGTTCTTGATTAATTTAGGTGATGTTTTAATCAATCCAAAAGTTACCTTACCTTGGCTGTTACAAAGTTTGGGTGCCCCTTTATATCTGTTGGGATGGTTGGTGCCAATACGTGAATCTGGGTCACTATTACCTCAGTTAGTTATTGCTCACTTTATTTATAGAGTGAGAATTCGAAAATGGGTCTGGGTGTTAGGTAGTCTCATTCAATCGTTATCTGTGGTAGTGATTGGTTGTGCCGCTTTGTTACTAGAAGGTGCTAGTGCCGGTTGGGCTATTGTTGCTGCATTGATAATTTTCAGTGTGGCACGGGGTCTTAACTCTGTTGCGTCGAAAGATGTACTTGGAAAGACGGTTGTGAAAAATAAGCGCGGAAGAGTCACTGGTTGGTCGTCTAGTGCTTCTGGTCTTATTACTATCGGTATTGCTGTCTGTACGCTATTTTTCTTAGACAGCGTTCAGGGGGATAGGTTTTTTTATGTGTTGGGAATTGTTGCTGCGACACTGGTTTGGTTACTTGCTGCTTTAATTTATTCTTTTGTAAAAGAACCTTTAAGTGAGATCGGAGATAAAGGTAAGAAGCTAGGCGATGTCTTTAAAGAGCTTAGCCTATTAAAAACGGATTCTGTATTTCGTGAATTCGTTATTGCTCGTTCGTTATTTTTATGTGCGGCCTTGAGTGCTCCTTATTATGTATTAATTGCGCAGCAGGGATCTGAAAATAACGTTTCTGTTTTAGGTCTATTTATCTTGGCGAGTGGTTTAGCTTCTCTGCTATCTTCTCCTTTTTGGGGCTTGTTTTCAGATTATTCTAGCCGAAAAGTAATGGCATCCGCCTCTTTTTTGAGTGCTTTCACCGGTGTCGCTTTATTTTCAATAGTTGAGTTTTATTCTGATGTAAGCTTTAGGATAGTAGTTATTGTGATCCTGTATTTCGTTTTGAATGTTGCTCATCAGGGTGTCAGAATTGGCCGTAAAACGTATTTGGTGAATTTAGGAGAGGGAAATAAGCGAACTAGTTACGTATCTGTAAGTAATACTATCATTGGTTTTATATTACTGGTCATGAGCAGTGTTAGCTTACTGGCCTACTCTATTTC